A genomic window from Salvelinus namaycush isolate Seneca chromosome 5, SaNama_1.0, whole genome shotgun sequence includes:
- the LOC120047653 gene encoding DC-STAMP domain-containing protein 2-like: MHRIETMPRLHGNRQERLQLLHGRIQSLGKALLRSVARNRAEGEGPRFLQTLRTCFPGGSYLAEILGVSSVSCMACGRGGEGQDDPSMVTCITPQCKGVYCKQCFQSMGQVCAVCMGPLTFQEDCEEELGVLHRDTLHTMITC, from the exons ATGCATAGAATTGAAACAATGCCAAGACTTCATGGGAACAGGCAG GAGCGGCTGCAGCTCCTCCACGGGAGGATCCAGTCTCTAGGTAAAGCCCTGCTGAGGTCTGTAGCCAGGAATAGGGCAGAAGGAGAGGGACCCAGATTCCTCCAGACACTCAGAACCTG CTTCCCAGGTGGGTCCTACCTGGCTGAAATTCTGGGGGTGTCCTCTGTCTCTTGCATGGCCtgtggaaggggaggagagggacaggatgACCCCAGCATGGTCACATGCATCACCCCTCAGTGTAAAG GGGTATACTGTAAGCAGTGCTTCCAGAGTATGGGCCAGGTCTGTGCAGTTTGCATGGGACCCCTGACCTTTCAGGAGGACTGTGAGGAAGAGCTGGGAGTCTTGCACAGGGACACATTACACACGATGATCACCTGTTAG